The genomic region TAACCCTAAGGAAACGCCCGAATGCGCCCTGCCCGTCTGCTGCTGCCGCTGGCCTTTGCCCTCGGTTCGCTCTCGGCCCATGCGGCCGACCCGATCAAGATCGGCGAGATCAACAGCTATACCGCCCTCGCCGCCTTCACCCAGCCCTATAAAAAGGGCATCGAGCTTGCGCTGGAGGAAATCAACCGGGCGGGCGGCGTGCTTGGGCGGCCGCTGACCGTGGTTTTCCGCGACGATGGCTTTAAGCCCGCCGATGCCGCCCGCCACGCCGAAGAACTGGTGACGGCGGAAAAGGTCGATCTGCTGGCGGGCACTTTCTCCTCCGGGACCGGGTTGGCTGTCGCCGATTACGCGACGCGGCAGAAGATTCTGTTCGTTGCGTCCGAGCCGCTGTCCGACGCCTTGGTGTGGGATAAAGGCTCCCGCTATGTTTTCCGCCTGCGCGCCTCCACCGCTATGCAGGCCGAAATGCTGGCGGCAGAAGCGGCGAAACTGCCCGCCACCCGCTGGGCGACCGTCGCCCCGAATTATGAATATGGCACGGCTTTCGTTGCGGCTTTCAAACAAGCCTTGAGCACGAAGCGCCCCGACGTGCAATGGGTGGGCGAACAATGGCCGGCACAGGGCAAGCTCGATGCCGGGGCAACGGTGGAGGGGGTGGAAGCCGCCAAGCCCCAGGCGATCTTCAACGCCACCTTCGGGCCAGACCTCGCGCGCTTTGTGAAAGAAGGCAATAGCCGCGATCTGTTCAAGGGCCGCGCCGTAGTCAGCGCCCTGACCGGCGAGCCGGAATATCTCGATCCCCTGAAAGATGAAACGCCTGAAGGCTGGATCGTCACCGGTTACCCCTGGTCGCAGATCGATACGGAAGCACATCGAGCTTTCCGCACGGCCTATGAGGCGAAATTCAACGAAAGCCCGCGCTTAGGCTCGGTCGTCGGCTATACGACAATCCAAACCATCGCGGCGGCGCTCAAAAAAGCTGGATCGACCGAGACGGAAAAGCTGATTGCCGCCTACCGGGGGTTGGACTTCAATAGCCCCTTCGGCCCGGCCAAATTCCGCGCGGGCGATCATCAATCGACGATGGGGGCCTTCGTCGGCAAGACGGCCCTAAAGGATGGGCGCGGGATTATGACCGATTGGCG from Elstera cyanobacteriorum harbors:
- a CDS encoding ABC transporter substrate-binding protein, with the protein product MRPARLLLPLAFALGSLSAHAADPIKIGEINSYTALAAFTQPYKKGIELALEEINRAGGVLGRPLTVVFRDDGFKPADAARHAEELVTAEKVDLLAGTFSSGTGLAVADYATRQKILFVASEPLSDALVWDKGSRYVFRLRASTAMQAEMLAAEAAKLPATRWATVAPNYEYGTAFVAAFKQALSTKRPDVQWVGEQWPAQGKLDAGATVEGVEAAKPQAIFNATFGPDLARFVKEGNSRDLFKGRAVVSALTGEPEYLDPLKDETPEGWIVTGYPWSQIDTEAHRAFRTAYEAKFNESPRLGSVVGYTTIQTIAAALKKAGSTETEKLIAAYRGLDFNSPFGPAKFRAGDHQSTMGAFVGKTALKDGRGIMTDWRYIDGASVLPSEEEGRRRRPAEVQN